A genomic window from Sulfurovum riftiae includes:
- a CDS encoding 3'-5' exonuclease produces the protein MFRTLRNRWNRKHLKDERFAFLFEEDQSGEVVVFDCETTGLDPKKDEIISIGAVKIKENRILTDEAMHLFVRQEKQISHESITIHQIRHCDLEDAIPIEEAIEKFLYFIGGRTLAGYYLEFDVAMINKYTKPMMGITLPNRQEEVSAIYYDKKISTIPQGNIDLRFEAIIDDLALPKLQAHDALNDAVMTAMIYLKLKHTTRLRDA, from the coding sequence ATGTTCCGGACGCTTAGAAACAGATGGAACCGAAAGCATCTGAAAGATGAGCGGTTTGCTTTTTTGTTCGAAGAGGACCAGAGCGGAGAAGTGGTGGTCTTTGACTGTGAAACAACGGGACTTGACCCAAAAAAAGATGAAATCATCTCCATCGGAGCGGTCAAGATAAAAGAGAACAGGATATTGACAGATGAAGCAATGCATCTCTTTGTACGACAGGAGAAGCAGATAAGCCATGAGAGTATCACGATACACCAGATCCGCCACTGCGACCTGGAAGATGCCATTCCCATAGAAGAGGCGATAGAGAAATTTCTCTATTTCATAGGGGGCAGAACACTTGCAGGGTACTACCTGGAGTTCGATGTCGCCATGATAAACAAATATACAAAACCGATGATGGGGATAACTTTACCCAACAGACAAGAGGAGGTTTCAGCAATCTATTACGACAAAAAAATATCTACAATTCCTCAGGGAAACATTGACTTAAGATTCGAGGCGATCATAGACGATCTGGCACTGCCGAAACTCCAGGCGCATGATGCCCTGAACGATGCAGTGATGACGGCAATGATCTATCTGAAGTTGAAACATACGACACGTTTGCGAGATGCATAA
- a CDS encoding putative nucleotidyltransferase substrate binding domain-containing protein, protein MIALLDRLKEHLPFSLLDETQQQAIEASAQIAYYPKKVQLIAAESRPETLYYIIKGLVEAKEEEELVDLYHQDDTFGGIELIEDQESDFDYVVTEELICYEIPKEVFLTLCKENTDFKNYFFSSIVERIEMIKERKESAKMADIMVARVESSILRSACIVDAKMPILEAIAILEEERAVALLVKNEVGYGIVTDADLRKYILHREEQNLTQISDIQTYPIISVNEGELLFNVLLLMTGNSIKHLPVLDLNDEPIGVLVLIDLLSYFSNQSHLIGNQIEKAEDLKSVIDASKRIDVMIKTLHLKGVKSRYIARLVSEMHKKMYARLFEFIFPKAWHKKCTLILMGSEGRGEQILRTDQDNAMIFEDGFEPEGKEETLLQFTEALDEIGFPRCEGNVMVINPKWAKTGEAYREGIRRWIEYPDQEGLMDLAIFYDSFAVAGNIELFKALRSYLFEEVGKHKTFLPHFARPIESFESPIGLFSRFISTDKAHKDEIDIKKGALFTLIHGVRALALEHAITKTNTTERIKVLNNVGYMNKEDAVNLIEALEVLNTFRLHARLEKMEQGKETDNYIALKQLSKLEKDTLKEALKMVESFKKRVSYHFHLSMVS, encoded by the coding sequence GGTGGAAGCAAAAGAAGAGGAGGAACTTGTCGATCTCTACCATCAGGACGATACGTTCGGTGGTATCGAGCTGATCGAAGATCAGGAATCGGACTTTGACTATGTGGTGACCGAAGAGCTGATCTGTTATGAGATCCCCAAAGAGGTCTTTCTGACACTTTGTAAAGAGAATACCGATTTCAAGAACTACTTCTTCTCTTCCATCGTAGAGCGTATAGAGATGATCAAGGAGCGTAAAGAGAGTGCCAAGATGGCGGACATCATGGTTGCCAGGGTGGAAAGTTCCATTTTGCGTTCAGCCTGTATCGTCGATGCGAAAATGCCGATACTGGAAGCTATTGCAATACTGGAAGAGGAGAGGGCGGTAGCCCTGCTTGTGAAAAACGAAGTGGGCTACGGCATCGTGACCGATGCAGACCTGCGCAAATACATTCTACACAGGGAAGAGCAGAACCTTACACAGATCTCGGACATTCAGACCTATCCGATCATCTCGGTAAATGAGGGGGAACTGCTTTTCAATGTACTGCTTCTGATGACAGGGAATTCCATCAAACACCTTCCCGTACTGGACCTGAACGATGAACCCATAGGCGTACTTGTCCTGATCGATCTGTTGAGCTATTTCTCCAACCAGTCACATCTCATCGGAAACCAGATAGAAAAGGCGGAAGATCTCAAATCTGTCATCGATGCTTCAAAACGGATCGATGTGATGATCAAGACCCTGCATCTCAAGGGGGTGAAGTCACGCTATATCGCAAGACTGGTCTCGGAGATGCACAAGAAAATGTATGCAAGGCTCTTCGAATTCATCTTCCCCAAAGCGTGGCATAAAAAATGTACACTCATACTCATGGGAAGTGAAGGACGCGGAGAACAGATACTTCGTACCGACCAGGACAATGCCATGATCTTTGAGGATGGCTTTGAACCCGAAGGCAAAGAGGAGACCCTGCTGCAGTTTACCGAAGCACTTGACGAGATAGGATTTCCCCGATGTGAAGGCAATGTGATGGTCATCAACCCCAAATGGGCCAAAACGGGCGAGGCATACAGGGAAGGTATACGAAGATGGATAGAGTATCCTGATCAGGAAGGGCTGATGGACCTGGCGATCTTCTATGACTCTTTTGCTGTTGCCGGCAATATAGAGCTTTTCAAAGCATTGCGAAGCTACCTTTTTGAAGAAGTTGGGAAGCACAAAACATTCCTGCCACATTTTGCACGCCCCATTGAGAGTTTCGAATCGCCTATAGGACTCTTTTCGAGATTCATCTCCACCGACAAAGCCCATAAAGATGAGATCGATATCAAAAAAGGGGCACTTTTTACCCTGATACATGGGGTAAGGGCTTTGGCACTGGAACATGCCATCACCAAGACCAATACGACAGAGCGTATCAAAGTGTTGAACAATGTGGGCTATATGAACAAAGAGGATGCGGTAAACCTCATAGAAGCGCTTGAAGTACTCAACACCTTTCGTCTGCATGCCAGACTGGAGAAGATGGAGCAGGGGAAAGAGACTGACAACTATATTGCACTGAAGCAGTTGAGCAAGCTGGAGAAAGACACACTCAAAGAGGCACTCAAAATGGTAGAGAGCTTTAAAAAGAGAGTGTCTTACCACTTTCATCTTTCGATGGTGAGCTGA